The genomic region tctgttgagctcaatcatgtctattttgatattcaatgacagattttggttccagatcatcatctttattcatgatgtcattgtaacattatatgaaaatatctcatcaagatttttcatttcatttcagtttcataatattgcataatttattgcaatttatgtatttacatttatcaatatcctctgcagaaggagtattgatttgtggttcttcttgaacactttcttttacctcattatcagctgattttctttttcgaacatttttatctttgaaaccaattggtctcccacgtttctgccgtagcaaagactcataagtgacattattgccagcttttgtaatttcaattctagctgaagcatttactgctggtatatatgatttagtcacttattttttgtatctttaaatgcataaagtaattaatttgcaagttcttgcatatgcattatatttgaactttcttttcgcattcttttgtgcgatgatcaatattccttaattgatgttcacaccatgaaacatcattttatttatatttcatttctccccctaatatagggaacaatgtttcattaaagtgacaatcgacaaaacttgctgtaaaaataCATATTTcaatctaacatatatttcaatccttctttgaggaaccatttgttgtgattgttcaattaaaaatacactgcacaatcaaatgttttaagatggaaaatattcggtctccaccaaaattaagttggtaatggagaatatttataacttgcacttgatttaatgtgaattaatgtcacatcatgtaaatttacatgtccccatataaatattgagagttttgtactcatttctaattgtctagttattagctgtaagcgtttatctattgattcagctaaaccaattttgtgtatgcacatgagcaactggatgttcaacaacaatccttgtagacatataataatcattaaaagcttgagatgttaactcaccagcattatcaagtctcatccttttaatggtgtaatcagaataatgtgttcttaatttaataatttgtgcaagaaactttgcaaatgccatattacggcttgataacacacaaacatgagaccatgcgttagatgtgtctattagaaaaatggtccacatgatggatgaattggtccatatatatacccttgaattctttcaagaaacattggtgattatttctcaatgtgcttttcattaatcgccatatgtgcttttcattaatcaccatatgtgtttttcgttaatcactatatgtgcttttcattaatcactatatgtgcttttcattaatcaccatatgtgattttcattaatcaccatatgtgcttttcatcatatatcattttcaccatatgcgcttttaatcatatgtgctgcgcttttcgtcatatgcacttttcattatatgcgcttttaattatatgcgctgcgcttttcatcatatgcgttttttatcatatgcgcttttaatcatatgcgctgcgcttttcatcatatgcgctttttatcatatgcgcttttaatcctatgcgctgcgcttttcatcatatgcgctttttatcatatgcgcttttcggtgctacatagatatttctcattttcgattatcattgactgataatcatatccattatgatatatatcagagaaacttaacaaatttctctttgatttgggagaaaacaagacattgtttaccaaaaaattcgtaccatttggtaatatgaaattttgcctttttcgttccttatatcaagtttgcaagagctgatatagtatttataattccttcatttgatttaaatcaatgaaatatttcttagatttgatcatagtgtgtatgttactactatctgcaatacataggtctttaccatttaattgatgttgtatttcagcaggattcatactaaaacttcaaataagataagcaaataatgagttatatttcagcaagataatcaaattatattacctgcaaacaagttataatctgaagtacataaaagataacacttaataaaacatatgcgttatggtctaaaaccatttatttatgagtgatacataaaaaaaaaaaaaactaggcatcttagaaaattcaaaccattcaagtctcaaggtagctcagggttaatttaatcaagatttgtcaacagattcactctcgttttcttttcttttgggacttatttgtagagctaaacaagatgttcatgtattcaagaaatactagactgatgatccacgttaccagatcattaataagaatctccggaattcttataagagcgtctactaatatctttaattttattctttcatggatcaccgttattattaattttttttaataattaatatcgtatctatctttgagtattttccataatacacttggattttcaatcatataatatgtagattctaaggacttgtCAATatatttgctaagaaaaatacttactattgctttctcttgttcggaataattgttattttcattcagggtttctaaaataccgtttgattcgagatgtttttctacgttcataacccatgttaagtagttgttctcacttgttctaaatgagcaaatttaagccttttcaaattcgacattttctattatcaaaaagatgaataacataaatcataatcataatcaacttctattcatagacaaataataaaatgaaattagaatcattttaaattcataagtagtaaacaacagaataatggtatgattacaaataataaaaccacaagggcaggatagaatataggttcacccggtggtatattagcaacaatgatgatagttaatatgaccaatacaataggaaaaatcatccttgtgtgaatcatttttacaaaaactttttgagagtagtaatctgaaaaatgaagattgatttgtgaaaatgtgaaaacggagatgtttattttatatttgaaaaatatagttgttgtaacgtcgtcagttgacgttaacaaccgttatgtatatatgaccgttgtaacgtcgttagttgacgttaacgaataaagtcactatatcaaaacgcgtatgagtaatataaaggacaagatttttttttattttaacttttaagatttacttttaataaaaatacaaactactttttcttattttaacttttaagatttacttttaataaaaatacaaactacttttcttattttaacttttaagatttacttttaataaaaatacaaactacttttcttattttaacttttaagatttacttttaataaaaatacaaactactttttcttattttaacttttaagatttacttttaataaaaatacaaactattttttcttattttaacttttaagatttacttttaagaataaacattagtatgcatgaaataaataatgattaattgcataagtaatcataaatgttagataacatataaagaccccatcgtattcgtattgatcggaattaatctcgacccatggtaccgtgttgtcaaatgacgtgttgcgtacataaagtaccgtgttgtcaaatgacgtgttgcgtacaatcatgaggtcttgattagtgacgtgtgcttgcttagataaaccttgattatacggagcacttcgtgctgataacgtgttataatttagtaggcttataactacctttagtggcctagttcttgactgtagactactaataagtatatagagagaatatgagagaatatgagagaatatattttagtgtgtgttttataaactcataacacacatatttatactcaaaaaatctactatacaatatctataataataataaaattaacatccaatttaacttttataacactatTAATCTTTAATTCCTTAATTAGTACCATTATgtagcttttatatatatatatatatatatgtatatatatatatatatatatatatatatctttcttTCTCTACAATTTACAAACCGTGAAAATTAAATCCGACATGTCACTCTACCCTACATTTCAGAAGTTTTACTACACGtggattttttttaatttttacttcTTATTTCTTTTACTCCTCATGAAATTACACCTGGACCATTTACGCTCCTctcttatttctctatctctcttcAAACTTGAACACCCTAAAGCTTTCTTCATCGACGATATTACCTTCATGCCGCCTTATTATGCGAAGCCGCCACCACCAATTAATCCGTAACGTTTTTCTCTACATAACCGTACAAATTTTATAAACCAACGTCAGATTCTTCGAAAGCGAGGTATTAGGGTTTCACATAACGATTCTTCGTTCAATTATGATTTCAGATGGATTGTTTAATCGATACTTcgtaataacgaatcgtacaggtaATTTAAACGTTTTCCGTTTGATATAACCGGATTTCCCTTCAATAATTAATCTGTTACCATTGCGATTTAGGTTTTTCAAATCGAATTGAAGCCACCGTCATATGTCTACTATATTCTTCTTCATGTTGTTGTCAATCTCCATCTAGTATGTAATTTGTTTGTTAATTTATTGAATATTCCGTAAAATTGATCTAGGGTTTAATTTTGTTAATATTCCGTTTTGATTAGTCAGgggttaaaaaaaattgatttaggGTTTTAAAGACTGTAATTGATTTAGGGTATCAGTTTATATGTAAATTTGATACACACGTATAATTAATTTTGCACCAATGTGAATGTTGTGTTACACTAAAACTACATGAcaatcctttttattattattaaattacagttaatttatatataattattgttGTTGACTTTAGGTATCATGGGACATGGCCGCTGAAATCTGTCTTTCTCATCTTCCAACATTGCTTGAGGATCTTAATGAAGAATTCCAGGTTTGTGATTCACATGATCAATTTGGTTTTGTTTGAATTTTCCCAAAACTTTTGTATGATTTTCAATTTGTGATTCACATAATCAAATTGGTTTTGTTTGAATTTTCCCGAAACTTTTGTTTCATCGGGTAGGTTTATCATCTACATGTAACATGCATCTTATCATCAGTATATCATATATATCATACCGAATTATCTTATAATGAAAAGTTATTATTTTGTTGCAGGCCTTATCAGTTGGGCTAATGTGAAAAAAGCTGTTAATTTTAATGAAATTACTAATGATTAGCAAATCTTTTTTCTGTTAAAGAGATTAGTGAGTTGTCTAATGTGAAAAACTTGCTATTTGTTCCCGAGTGCTTCAAGTAATGATGATCTTTTGTATTATGATTCAAACAGTGTTATAATATGTGCGTTTGGGGGCGCTATAACAACTACTGCTCGAATTTGGCTAGGATAGGATGTTTCTTATCGATTCCAATGCTAATCAAAGCAAAGCTTATCAGATTCTTCTTAAGGCTCATGAGGCTGCCATTGGTGCGTTGACACCTGGAAATAAAGCGAGGTCTGTTTATAAGGCTGTACTTGCAGTTATTGAGAAAGAAGCACCCGAGTTGACTGCAAGTTTGATGAAATCGGCTGGGACTGAAATCGGTCTTGAGTTTCGCGAGTCCGGTTTGACTCATTATTAGAAAACCTATAGAATATTGAAACCGGGGATGGTGTATAATGTTTCAATCGGGTTTCAAAACTTGCAGACTAAGAGTAGTAAACCAAGGAGTCAAACTTATGCATTATTGCTTGCTCATACTGTGATTATTACTGATGATGGTCATGAAGTGTTGACTGGTTTAAGTTCAAAAGCGTTTAAAGATTTTGAAAAATTCAAGCtctgtttgatatttttttttattatatatcattatttatcATTTCTATTTATTATACATCACCGCATCGCTTTATATTGTTATACTTAGTCAATTTATATTTACTCAAGGTGGTGGTCTTATATGAAGGTGATTTGAGTTAATTCGAAGCCCGAAGAGTAGATGACGATTTATTGTCTATCGGTGTAAAACGAGTGGTTCGTAAAGACGAAGACGGATAAATAAGGTAGAAATTTAACACTTAAAATGTGTGTTTGTGATTTGTTTTTTTCCTTACATATGCGAATGTCTCTTTAGATATTAACTTGGGAATTTTGTGCACAACGCCATGAAGAGCTTCTTCCCCGTAGGTTGGTTGCACCTCAGGTACAGAATTATTATTCTTCACCAAGAACATAAATAGATGTTGATTAATGTGTGGGTAATGGGTAAGGAGGCAATATGGGTTGGGTTGATGTGAAACACCTACTGTCAAACTTATTTTCAATAGATGCTTTTTAATAGATAGTTATTGTGTCGAATATGGCACATTTTATAAAAAGTAATATTTTATTGAATGATATGACTTGTAGGGATGATAAGAATTCAGATGTAATTCTTATTTCTTTAAATTAACCGGGCCAAAACTTCCATCACTAAACACAATGATTGAATCTTTAAAACAATTTTGTCATGTTTTGATGCTTTGCAGGTTAATCAGTTGTTACAAGTGGCACAAAAATGTCAAGCCACTATAACTAAAAGTGGTTCTGATGGGGTTTCCCAACAAGATTTGCAGACAAATAGCAATATGTGAGTTTTAATCATCGTTGCCTTTCTGATTAACATTGCTAAAATCTTGACATATGCCTACAATTAATCGTAGGGTTGTGACCGCTGGCCGGCAGCTTGCGAGGAGCTTAGAGTTACAATCTTTGAATGATTTGGGATTTTCTAAAAGATATGTTAGGTCCTTACAGGTATTATTTTTAATTGTTTCACAATCTTATGTATGGCCAGTTTTTAGTATGTTTTCGTATCCTTAGTATCTGCAATCTGGGTTTGCTAGATATCTGAAGTCGTCAATAGCATGAAAGACTTGATGGATTTCTGCCGAGACACTAAAGCTGGCCCTATAGGTAAGACCACAAATGCAATGCCTAACTAGACTTTGGCTCACTTTCAATTCAACCCATTTGGCCCGTTTTAGTCTGTTATGCTCTTGGATAGTTTTTGTGCTTTGACCCATTCGAGATGAGGATCAAAATTTTCACTATTAGATGAACAGTTCGTCTCTCAAATTATGACATTTTCTTTCTACAGAAGGCTTAAAAGATTTTCTTCGGCAAACAAGACCTGCAAATAATTCATTGAACaacaacaatgataacaataatcaaaTGTGTAACCGAAGTGGTTCAACGCAGGCTGCTGCACTTGCACTTTCAAACTACCAGAGCATATTGATGAGACAAAGTTCCATGAATTTAAATTCCCAACAAGAAGCTTCATCTTCTTATAATAACACCAATCCAAACGGATACTAATTTCAAGGTTCCTCCAATACGGCAGTTGGCGGTGGCGGCGGCGGTTTCCCACAACGGCCTATTTTTCATGTTCAACAACACCACCAGCTCTCACAGCGGCAATCAGGCCATGCAACAACACATGATTCGACAAATGGTTCAAGACATGAGTAATGGTGGTGGTGGCAGACCAAAGCCTTCGGTTTTAGGCTTTATGCAAGAATCGTGCAGTCACATTCTATGAATTGTGTATTGTATTATGTATCTGTTTTCAATCTCTATTTGATTGCTTGTCCATTTATGATAAGAATTATAAGCAATCACTTAAGAACATGGTGTTAGCTGTTTTCCattttttaatttaagtcttgcctTTTTGACTTATGGTTTATTTTGTTACCTATGCTATATTAATGAATATAGTAGTACTACATGTCTATATTGTTATTTATCTCCCGGTCATATAACATGAATTTCGTTTACCGAGTGGATGCATTTCATTCTTAATACGTCATTTGGTTATTCTCTTACGCTTTTATTGAGAAGAtttattgtactttgtactttgatATAAACTCTATGTTTTGTGTTCTTATAATTGATTAGTTACTTATTCTTTACATTTCCGTGCAAAAAAATACTACTCCGTATCAATAATGAGGGTTTCGTCACCGTAATTGTATCATACATCTAATTTGTATCAATAATAACATATTGAATACTATTTCATCGGCAAGAATACTTGTGATACTCTCTTTATTATATCTCTTTATTATATCGTTTATTGATACAACATATACGTTTTCAGTTTGTTTGATTAAGActtgtcgtgcaacgcacgggctcttaaaggctagtgtgtgtatatatatatatatatatatatatatatatatatatatatattagctgtAAATGGTTAGGGAACTTATAATTGTGATCATCTTTTGTGTTGCTTATCTGACAGTATAGAGACATTGATGCTTCTGCTGCATAACAACTTGAAATATTACTTTATTCAATTATATAAACTAtttgtatttattcttcatctctAATACTAAATATCCAAATCACTGTAAATAAAGTTAATACAAACTTCACAAATTAGAAAGACTGCTTGAGCTTTTGACTGCTTGAGCTTAAATTTACTCACCTGATTCATAAAACAAAGAATACAACTTATTTTGGACATATATTAGCTACCGTTTGTGTTTTGTTGTTCTTTATCTAAACATCAATTTGAATGTGcttacgatttcctatcatgttctaACGTGGTAGGCTATATCGAATATGAATGCGCCCGAATAGAGAAAACATTCTACCTTTTTTAATTTGAATGTGCTTGTGTGTTCACATATATTTAACTTCACCGAATACCCACTTCTTCTTGATATTCACCTTTATATCAAGTGTGAAAAAGTTTCAGATTTATAGATTGGTTAAGGAACTTCGTAGGTTTTCCagaaaacttacttagctttttgtAGAAATTCGTTACAATGTTATTTACAGTGATCACTACTAGTTAAAAGCAATTGGAATACTTACACCGCACTTTCCACCATACCATGCTAAACGAGCAAATTTGGTTGTCCCTGATGCCATAGAGCTGGCGGCAACGTCTCTGATTAGTCAGATAAGCTACATCCtttttttttaaaaggcaaacgCGCACACACAACACGATTTTTACACGAATATATAGATAATGTCCTGAAAAtgacttgaacccatgacctcaagGTCAGATGGGCACCTCAATACCGTCAGGCCAATGGCCCTTTGCTGCCAAAAGTGTTGGCAAATTTGGTTGTCCCTGATAAGCAACAtccttttttttttaaaggcaaacgcACACGCCCAACACGCTGTTTACACGAATATATACATAATGTCCAGAAGAggacttgaacccatgacctcaagGTCAGATGACCCTTTGCTGTCGTAAGTGTTGGCAAATTTAAATTTGGTTAGTCCCTGATAAGCTGTTGTCATAAGTCCTGAGTTTATAGCCACTTGACTCCATTTTAGGTTTCTATGAGTAGTGTAATGTTCCTGTGGCAATATCCTACTTTAGCAGTTCAACCTGCTAAAATATTGGCCCCCTTGGTACTATGAGATTAGGTTTGAGTAGTCTTGAAGTGAGCGGATTTGGACCTCGGGAAACGAAGGCTTCTACTACTGGGGATGGTTGTATTCCTAATTGGGTTCAGTGAGAGGCAATCACCTGTTAGTTTACTTCAAAATCCCGACTAGCCGGGGACTTTAACAACCATAGAGCCGTTGTAAAAGTCGCTAGTCTGGGACTAGTCGGGACCTTGTAGGGACGAATCGGCCAAGTAGGAGACTAGTTAGTCGTTGACCAACTTTGTTCGTTGACTGTAATTGGC from Rutidosis leptorrhynchoides isolate AG116_Rl617_1_P2 chromosome 9, CSIRO_AGI_Rlap_v1, whole genome shotgun sequence harbors:
- the LOC139866546 gene encoding probable transcriptional regulator SLK2 → MVVTAGRQLARSLELQSLNDLGFSKRYVRSLQISEVVNSMKDLMDFCRDTKAGPIEGLKDFLRQTRPANNSLNNNNDNNNQMCNRSGSTQAAALALSNYQSILMRQSSMNLNSQQEASSSYNNTNPNGY